In a single window of the Trichoderma breve strain T069 chromosome 6, whole genome shotgun sequence genome:
- a CDS encoding MYND finger domain-containing protein: MREVNFSIPNVNKASVGITTALYDRRALDCTSTLPLINSLNHLAYLTTSSARIRDILTVDGGIERLVCILKQGRNGDMMSIWKWNLAFQCVVNIGVRGTENVRTRVVEADMVPVIATILDNYIKVIERCREKADELKQKQSHDHHHRHRNHDHRHSSKTSPSSHTGRSTIHDGEPRNATRRESSSTPDASEALAGPSVTSAGQGVNDATSASYSHIYTNIDANHIPPSSHATDAPYATTTRQDTHTPVPGPPMADSHDGFARVLRDVDRLTSISTFGATGLMTQPMSPTTPVPLLQLRPPTVRSATNLDVTVGRSRRRPSIRHQNSTAESDDFNGDNITMDDNEAILTGDSLDLTNPTASEAHQDAETFNIAHRSNLDGSIRDDITHTPVAPVGLSPSRPTLVATPHPPTPSSAIPRYLLDRHLIPHPQLLSAMPREEDVLMSLQLLAYVSKYCCLRTYFQKSHIVPTLAIAKDLFALDPEEAGGEEEVTSSSADNETEIEDEYLLEDDFNLFPLVEKFTVRYHSTDMQYWAGVVMRNLCRKDDTRGGIRQCAYYQCGKWEEFTRQFAKCRRCRRTKYCSKDCQKSAWAFHRHWCVAATQ; encoded by the exons ATGAGAGAGGTCAATTTCAGCATCCCCAACGTCAACAAGGCGTCAGTGGGGATTACCACAGCCTTATACGATCGCCGAGCACTCGACTGCACTTCCACTTTACCACTTATCAACTCACTCAATCATCTTGCCTATCTCACAACATCTTCGGCACGTATTCGCGATATTCTGACTGTTGATGGAGGAATTGAACGTTTGGTGTGTATTCTCAAGCAAGGACGGAATGGAGATATGATGAGCATTTGGAAGTGGAATCTCGCCTTCCAATGCGTTGTCAACATCGGCGTCCGAGGAACAGAGAATGTGCGGACTCGGGTGGTGGAGGCAGACATGGTCCCTGTCATAGCCACGATCCTTGATAACTATATCAAAGTCATAGAACGATGTCGCGAAAAGGCCGATGAactaaaacaaaaacagTCTCACgaccatcatcaccggcaCAGGAATCATGATCACCGGCACTCATCCAAAACTTCTCCTTCATCCCACACCGGCCGTTCCACAATTCACGATGGAGAACCACGAAATGCTACACGACgggaatcatcatcaactcctGATGCGTCAGAGGCTCTGGCTGGGCCTTCCGTCACTTCAGCCGGGCAGGGTGTTAATGATGCAACCTCAGCATCTTATTCACACATTTATACCAATATTGACGCAAACCACATACCCCCCAGCTCTCATGCGACGGATGCGCCATATGCCACCACAACGCGGCAAGACACCCACACTCCAGTTCCAGGACCCCCGATGGCGGATAGCCATGATGGATTCGCGCGAGTTTTGCGTGATGTAGACCGCTTAACATCCATATCTACTTTTGGAGCTACTGGCCTGATGACTCAACCAATGTCACCAACAACTCCCGTTCCCTTACTTCAGCTGCGACCACCAACAGTGCGATCCGCAACAAACTTGGATGTTACAGTCGGTCGGTCACGAAGGCGGCCGTCAATCAGACATCAGAATTCAACCGCCGAATCTGACGATTTCAATGGCGATA ATATCACAATGGATGACAATGAGGCTATCCTAACAGGAGACTCACTCGACCTGACTAATCCTACTGCGTCCGAAGCTCACCAAGATGCCGAGACTTTCAACATTGCTCACCGTTCAAATCTTGATGGGAGTATCAGAGATGATATAACACATACACCAGTTGCGCCAGTTGGCCTTTCTCCAAGCCGTCCAACCTTAGTCGCTACGCCACACCCGCCAACTCCGAGTTCTGCCATCCCTCGATATTTGCTTGATCGACACCTCATACCGCATCCACAACTATTATCCGCAATGCCACGCGAAGAGGATGTGCTCATGTCCCTGCAGTTATTGGCGTATGTCTCTAAGTATTGCTGTTTGCGTACATACTTTCAGAAAAGCCATATTGTACCAACTCTTGCAATTGCCAAGGATCTCTTTGCTCTGgatccagaagaagcagggGGCGAAGAGGAGGtaacttcatcttctgctgaCAACGAGACCGAGATAGAGGACGAATACTTGCTCGAGGACGACTTTAACTTATTTCCTTTGGTCGAAAAGTTTACTGTTAGGTACCACAGCACGGACATGCAATACTGGGCAGGGGTGGTAATGCGCAACCTATGTCGAAAAGATGACACGCGGGGAGGAATTCGACAGTGCGCATACTATCAATGTGGCAAATGGGAGGAATTTACCCGTCAGTTCGCCAaatgccgccgctgccgtcgAACAAAGTACTGCAGTAAGGACTGCCAAAAGAGCGCCTGGGCTTTTCATCGTCATTGGTGCGTGGCTGCAACGCAGTGA
- a CDS encoding eukaryotic rRNA processing protein EBP2 domain-containing protein: MVTRSKLRSALAAEKGVDFSKLKQQKKAKETAKRKALKAGSKDREDEDEGASDIEVEEDQKKMNLDAIYESDTSESSIELEKRLPRKPTAGQQNSKSAAVDQEEDEDEEEDEEEIPVSDLEDLEEDEKEDIVPHTRLTINNTSALLAALDRISIPTDKTVPFATHQSVVSSAQTTESIPDVSDDLQRELAFYSQCLEAVRVGRSRLISEGVLFSRPKDYFAEMVKEDAHMEKIKAKLVEEASAKKAAAEARKLRDLKKFGKQVQVSKLQERQKAKREVLDKIKTLKRKRQEHSSDVGTKEADIFDVSVDNEIAKHSQRSGSGRQQSGTRPVNAKRQKKNEKYGFGGKKRHAKSGDAMSSGDLSRFNVKKMKAKSSRPGKSRRKAAASK, encoded by the exons ATGGTGACCAGAAGCAAGCTGCGGTCGGCATTGGCCGCTGAAAAGGGAGTCGACTTCTCCAAACTTaagcaacaaaagaaggcaaaggaaacggcgaagagaaaggctctgaaagctggcagcaaggaccgagaagacgaggatgagggcgCTTCGGATATCGAAGTGGAGGAAGACCAAAAAAAG ATGAACCTCGATGCTATCTATGAGAGCGACACTTCTGAATCTTCAATTGAGCTTGAAAAGAGATTGCCACGAAAGCCAACAGCTGGCCAACAGAACTCCAAATCAGCGGCGGTAGAtcaagaggaggatgaagatgaggaggaggatgaggaagaaatccCCGTCTCCGACCTCGAAgaccttgaagaagacgagaaagaagacaTTGTCCCCCACACAAGACTGACAATTAACAATACGTCTGCTCTTCTCGCGGCGCTCGATAGAATATCCATCCCAACAGACAAGACTGTTCCATTCGCCACCCACCAGTCTGTCGTCTCATCCGCACAAACTACCGAGTCGATACCCGATGTATCGGATGATCTGCAACGAGAACTTGCTTTCTACTCCCAATGCCTGGAAGCTGTACGCGTGGGCCGGTCTAGGCTAATCAGTGAAGGAGTGCTGTTTTCTCGACCAAAAGACTACTTCGCTGAAATGGTCAAGGAGGATGCCCACatggagaagatcaaggcgAAGTTGGTCGAAGAAGCGTCCGCTAAGAAAGCGGCAGCTGAAGCACGCAAACTTCGTGActtgaagaagtttggcAAACAAGTACAAGTATCCAAACTCCAGGAGCGACAAAAAGCCAAGCGTGAGGTGCTTGACAAAATCAAAACACTCAAGAGAA AACGTCAAGAGCACAGTTCTGATGTCGGCACAAAGGAAGCCGATATCTTTGATGTCAGTGTGGATAACGAAATCGCCAAACATTCACAGCGCTCTGGGTCTGGTCGACAGCAATCAGGAACTCGCCCTGTGAATGCTAAACgccaaaagaagaacgaAAAATATGGATTTGGGGGGAAGAAACGCCACGCAAAGTCCGGAGACGCCATGAGCTCCGGTGATCTTTCTAGGTTTAAtgtgaagaaaatgaaggcCAAGTCATCACGGCCCGGCAAAAGCAGGAGAAAGGCTGCCGCCTCCAAATAA